From Selenomonadales bacterium:
CATCACGGCGCAACTTCGCCGTACGGAAGAACGAGTGTATCGCTTGACGGTCGCCGTCTTCGATAGCATCAATGATAAGTCCCATCATCTCTTGGTAGCTTCTGAGCGTCTTTTGGATCGCCTTGCCGTTCGAGATACAGATATCTGCCCACATATCGGCATCAGACGAAGCAATACGTGTCGTATCGCGGAACCCGCCGCCCGCAAGCTTCAAGTTGTGTTCAAGATCCTCGGGCGAGCATCCCAAGAGATTAACAAGACCTGCCGCCGCCACGTGCGGCACATGGCTGATAACGGCAACGCATGAATCGTGGTGCATCAAATCAAGCGTCGTCGGACGCGCACCGATCGCACGCACCATCGCCTCGACCAGCTGAACAGAAGCATCGTTTTTCGCTGTTTCGGGACTGATGATATAGAACTTGTTATCGAAAAGATCGACCTTCGCCGCTGCGATACCGCTCAGCTCGATACCTGCCATCGGGTGACCTGCCACGAACGAAACATCTTCACGAAGGATCGGTTTCATCTCACGGCAGATAGCCGATTTGGTACTGCCGACATCCGTTAAGACTGCGCCTTCCTTGAGGTGCGGCATGATCGTCTGTGCAAGCGGTATCATCTGCAGCACAGGTACCGCCAGAATAACGAGATCAGCGTCTTTAACGGCGGCAATATAATCGTCGGTAACGAAATCTATCGGTGTACATTGGCGCGCATATTCGATCGTTGTTTTTTGGCAATCGAATGCCGTTACGGT
This genomic window contains:
- a CDS encoding prephenate dehydrogenase/arogenate dehydrogenase family protein, which gives rise to MIRGKTVAIMGLGLIGGSIALALKESLKDNVTVTAFDCQKTTIEYARQCTPIDFVTDDYIAAVKDADLVILAVPVLQMIPLAQTIMPHLKEGAVLTDVGSTKSAICREMKPILREDVSFVAGHPMAGIELSGIAAAKVDLFDNKFYIISPETAKNDASVQLVEAMVRAIGARPTTLDLMHHDSCVAVISHVPHVAAAGLVNLLGCSPEDLEHNLKLAGGGFRDTTRIASSDADMWADICISNGKAIQKTLRSYQEMMGLIIDAIEDGDRQAIHSFFRTAKLRRDALLNETEAKTRQE